One Pongo pygmaeus isolate AG05252 chromosome 10, NHGRI_mPonPyg2-v2.0_pri, whole genome shotgun sequence genomic window carries:
- the BHLHE41 gene encoding class E basic helix-loop-helix protein 41 has translation MDEGIPHLQERQLLEHRDFIGLDYSSLYMCKPKRSMKRDDTKDTYKLPHRLIEKKRRDRINECIAQLKDLLPEHLKLTTLGHLEKAVVLELTLKHLKALTALTEQQHQKIIALQNGERSLKSPIQSDLDAFHSGFQTCAKEVLQYLSRFESWTPREPRCVQLINHLHAVATQFLPTPQLLTQQVPLSKGTGAPSAAGSAAAPCLERAGQKLEPLAYCVPVIQRTQPSAELAAENDTDTDSGYGGEAEARPDREKGKGAGASRVTIKQEPPGEDSPAPKRMKLDSRGGGSGGGPGGGAAAAAAALLGPDPAAAAALLRPDAALLSSLVAFGGGGGAPFPQPAAAAAPFCLPFCFLSPSAAAAYVQPFLDKSGLEKYLYPAAAAAPFPLLYPGIPAPAAAAAAAAAAAAAAAAFPCLSSVLSPPPEKAGAAAATLLPHEVAPLGAPHPQHPHGRTHLPFAGPREPGNSESSAQEDPSQPGKEAP, from the exons ATGGACGAAGGAATTCCTCATTTGCAAGAGAGACAGTTACTGGAACATAGAGATTTTATAGG ACTGGACTATTCCTCTTTGTATATGTGTAAACCCAAAAGGAGTATGAAACGAGACGACACCAAG GATACCTACAAATTACCGCACAgattaatagaaaagaaaagaagagaccgAATTAATGAATGCATTGCTCAGCTGAAAGATTTACTGCCTGAACATCTGAAATTGACA ACTCTGGGGCATCTGGAGAAAGCTGTAGTCTTGGAATTAACTTTGAAACACTTAAAAGCTTTAACCGCCTTAACCGAGCAACAGCATCAGAAGATAATTGCTTTACAGAATG GGGAGCGATCTCTGAAATCGCCCATTCAGTCCGATTTGGATGCGTTCCACTCGGGATTTCAAACATGCGCCAAAGAAGTCTTGCAATACCTCTCCCGGTTTGAGAGCTGGACACCCAGGGAGCCGCGGTGTGTCCAGCTGATCAACCACTTGCACGCCGTGGCCACCCAGTTCTTGCCCACCCCGCAGCTGTTGACTCAACAGGTCCCTCTGAGCAAAGGCACCGGCGCTCCCTCGGCCGCTGGGTCCGCGGCCGCCCCCTGCCTGGAGCGCGCGGGGCAGAAGCTGGAGCCCCTCGCCTACTGCGTGCCGGTCATCCAGCGGACTCAGCCCAGCGCCGAGCTCGCCGCCGAGAACGACACGGACACCGACAGCGGCTACGGCGGCGAAGCCGAGGCCCGGCCGGACCGCGAGAAAGGCAAAGGCGCGGGGGCGAGCCGCGTCACCATCAAGCAGGAGCCTCCCGGGGAGGACTCGCCGGCGCCCAAGAGGATGAAGCTGGATTcccgcggcggcggcagcggcggcggcccGGGGGgtggcgcggcggcggcggcagccgCGCTCCTGGGGCCGGACCCTGCCGCCGCGGCCGCGCTGCTGAGACCCGACGCCGCCCTGCTCAGCTCGCTGGTGGCGTTCGGCGGAGGCGGGGGCGCGCCCTTCCCGCAGCCCGCGGCCGCCGCGGCCCCCTTCTGCCTGCCCTTCTGCTTCCTCTCGCCTTCTGCAGCTGCCGCCTACGTGCAGCCCTTCCTGGACAAGAGCGGCCTGGAGAAGTATCTGTACCCGGCGGCGGCCGCCGCCCCGTTCCCGCTGCTATACCCCGGCATCCCCGCCCCGGCGGCagccgcggccgccgccgccgccgctgccgccgccgccgccgcgttCCCCTGCCTGTCCTCGGTGTTGTCGCCCCCTCCCGAGAAGGCGGGCGCCGCCGCCGCGACCCTCCTGCCGCACGAGGTGGCGCCCCTTGGGGCGCCGCACCCCCAGCACCCGCACGGCCGCACCCACCTGCCCTTCGCCGGCCCACGCGAGCCGGGGAACTCGGAGAGCTCTGCTCAGGAAGATCCCTCGCAGCCAGGAAAGGAAGCTCCCTGA